TCTGGCCAGGGCGCAGGAGGCGCACGACCGGCTCACCGAACTCGTCCTCGGGGGCGCGGACGTACCCGAGATCGCGGCCGCGGTGGCGTCGGTGTTGGGCGGCGGCATCGTGGTGTGTGACGCCGACGGCGCGGAACTCGGCCGTTCCGGGGGGAGGCGACCGCCGGTGCGGGCGTTGTCGCGGGCGATCGCCGCCTCCCGCGCGGCCGGCAAGGCCATCGCCGAGGGCGACATGTGGGTGTGCGCGGTGATGGCGGGACCGCAACTGCTGGGCAGCATCACCCTCACCGGTCGTCCCGAGCTGTCCGACGCCGACCGCAGGTTGTTCGAGCGCGCCGGGGTGGTGACCGCCCTGTTGCTGCTGCTGCGCCGGTCGGCCGCCGAGGCGGAGGACCGGGTGCGGGGTGAGCTCGTGGCCGACCTCCTCACCGCGCCCGAACGCGACCCGGCCACGCTGCTCGACCGAGGACGTCGGTTGGGAGTGGACCTCACCGCGCCCCACGCCGTGCTGACCCTGCACGCCGAAGGGATCTCGCGGGCCCGGCTGGCCTCGGTGGCCGCCCGCCGTGCGGCGCTGGCGGGGGTGTTCGCGGAGCAGGTCGTGATGCTCGTGGCCACCGACCGCCCCGGTGAGCTGGCGCGCCGGACGGCCTCCGAACTCACCGCCTCACTGGGACGTCCGGTCACCGTGGGCGCGGCCGGTCCCGCGGCGGGACCCACGGAGCTGGCTCGGGCCCACGCCGAGTCGGTGCGCTGTGTGCGTGCCTTGCTGGCCCTCGGCAGGCACGGGCACGGAGCCGCGCCGGAGGACCTCGGTTTCGTGGGACTCGTGCTGAGCGACCGCACCGACGTCGCGACGTTCGTGCGCTCCACCCTCGGGCCCGTACTGGACTACGACTCCGCGCGGGGGACCGAACTGCTGCGGACGTTGCGCGCCTACTTCGCCGCCGGGGGCAACCTCACGCGCGCCAAGGACAGCCTGCACGTCCACGTCAACACGGTCGCCCAGCGGTTGGAACGGATCGGCTCGTTGCTGGGCGCCGACTGGCAGCAGCCGGATCGCGCGCTGGAACTTCAACTCGCCCTGCGGCTGCACACGTTGGCCGGTGGGGACCGGTCAGTCCTCGGCGGGATGGCGGGTGAGTAGACCGTCCAGGAATTCGCGGGCGTGCCGGGCCGCGCGCTCGGGATCGCGCTCGGCGATCGCGGTGACGATGTTCCGGTGGTCGGCGGGTTCCGGGGTCTTCTCCTCGAGACGTACCGTGGTCGCGACGCAGGAGGTCACCAGCTCCGCCATCCCCCGGTAGAGCTCAAGGAGCGCGTTGTTGTGCGCCGCCTCGACCATCGCCACGTGGAACTCGGTGTCGACACGGGCGAAGGCGTCCTCGTCGCCGTTCGCCCACACGCGGTCGCGTTCGTCGAGCAGTCTCGCCAACGCGGCGAGGTCGTCGTCCGTGCGTTCCGTCGCGGCCAGCCGGGCCGCCTCCACCTCCAGGGCCCGACGCACCTGCAGGGCCTCCCGTAACCGGGAGCCGCACAGTCTGCGCAGTGCTCCGGAGACCTCGCTGGTGGCCCTGACGTAGGTGCCGTCACCCTGCCGCACCTCCAGCAGACCGTTGTGCGCGAGCGCGCGGACCGCCTCGCGCACGGTGTTACGACCCACGCCCAACGTCGCCGCGAGTTCCGGCTCGGTGGGTATCCGTTCCCCGAGCGCCCATTCCCCCCGGCGCACCGCGTCGCGCAGCTGCTCGATGACCTGGTCGACAAGCCCCGCCCGACGAGGGGAGGACAACGGCATGTAAACATCCTTTCAGCCGATCATCCTATGAATTGCTAGAGTAACCGACATGTCGATCGATCGCGAGGTATCCGTGCAAGACACGACGAGCTCCGAGGGGCCCGAGCCGGGAGCCGATTCGGTCGATCGCACGAGCCTCGCGCTCGGTGGTGGACTCCTGGCCGTCGCCGTGGTGCTGGCGGCGCTCAATCTCAGGCCCGCCATCACGTCGGTGGGGTCGGTGCTCGACGAGATGCGCGACGGCCTCGGCGCCTCCAACACCTGGGCCGGTGCGCTGACCACATTGCCCGGTTTGTGCTTCGCTCTCGCCGGCCTCGCCGCGCCGCGGCTGGCTCGGCGGATCGGCCTGCGGGCCGCCGTCGCCACGGCGTTGCTCGCGCTGGGGATCGGCACGGTCCTACGGGTGCTGGCGGGCCCGTTCGTGGTGCTCGGGGGCACGCTGGTGGCCTGCACGGGCATCGCGTTGGCCAACGTGCTCATCCCCGTGGTGGTCAAGGCGTCGTTCGCCGCCAGGGTGGGGTTGGTGACCGGGGTCTACACCGCCGCGATGCAGCTCGGCGGTGCTCTGGGGTCGTCGGTGACGCCCCCGATGGAAGGGGCCTTCGGAGGCTGGCGAGCCGCGTTGGGGAGCTGGGCAGTCCTCGCGGTCGGAGCCCTGATCGTGTGGCTGATCGCGACCACGAACGCCTCGGGGCTGCGGAGCCGGGGCGCCACGGAGGAGTCCGAGGGCGGGCGCCGTTCGCTGTTGCGAGTGCCGTTGGCCTGGGTCGTCACCGCCTTCTTCGGTTGCCAGTCGTGTCTCGCCTACATCGTCATGGGCTGGTTGCCTCAGGTGCTCATGGACGCCGGTGTCAGCCGGGGAACGGCGGGGCTGCTGCTCGGACTGGTGTCCCTGCTGGGGTTGTCCGTGAGCCTGACCATCCCCGCCGTCGCCGCCCGCAGCGGAAGCCAGAGCGGCTGGATCGTGTCGCTCAGCCTGCTCGGCGGCGCGGGTGTCCTCGGGCTGTTGTTCGCGCCGTCGGCCTCCCCCGTGCTCTGGTCGGTGCTGATCGGGTTCGGGATGAGCGTGTTCTCCCTCGCCCTGACCACCATCGCGTTGCGTGCCAGGAACAGCGCCGACACTGCAGCCCTGTCCGGGATGTCCCAGGGCTTTGGCTACCTTCTGGCCGCCGCGGGACCGTTTTTGTTCGGACTGCTGCACGATCTCACCGGCGGCTGGACCGTGCCGTTCGTCTTCCTGTTCGTCGTGGTGGTCTTCCAGGTCGTCTTCGGCTACCTCGCCGGACGCCCCCGCTACGTCTGACGGCTCAGTCGTCCAGCGGCAACGCCAGCAACGCGTTCTCGACGAGTTCCGGCATCGCGGGGTGGATCCAGTACTGGCCGCGGGCCATCGAGGCGGCGTCGAGCCCGAAACTCATGGCCTGGATGAGCGGCTGGATCAGCGTCGGGGCCTGCGCACCGATGATGTGCGCGCCGAGCAGCTGCCCGGTGCTCGGGTCGGCGAGCAGCTTCGCGAAGCCGGTCTCGTCCTCCATCGCCCAGCCGTAGGCGATCCCGGCGTACTCCTGGGTGGCGGTCACGTAGCGGAGGCCGCGGGCGGCGGCGTCGCGCTCGGTCAGGCCGACGGACGCGATCTGGGGCGAGGTGAACACCGCGTGCGGAACGAAGCGGTGGTCGGAGGCCACGGGGTCGTCGGGGTGTAGAAGGTTGTGCTGCACGACTCGGGCCTCGTGGTTGGCGACGTGCTTCAGCTCGTACGGCGACGACAAGTCGCCGAGCGCGTAGATGCCGTCCACCTCCGTGCGCTGGTACTCGTCCACGACGACGTGTCCACTGGGGAGGGTGGAGATGCCGGTGGCGGCGACGTCGAGGAGGTCCGAGTTCGGCCTGCGTCCCGTGGCGACGAGCAGCAGGTCACCTTCGACGGTCTCGGCTCCGCCGGGACCCTCCAGGTCGAGCGCCACTCCCTCGGGCGTGCGGCGGGCCTTCACCGCGCGTCGGTTCAGCCGTACGTCGAAGCGACGGGAGGCGAGTTCGGT
The window above is part of the Saccharomonospora glauca K62 genome. Proteins encoded here:
- a CDS encoding helix-turn-helix domain-containing protein, producing MTDTRSEGDAARRLLELLAAGASGEELARVPADSGTRQLAMDIRRTLDAHSRREAELTALFATASDLARLRDLDAVLRSIVRRARMLLGADVSYLTLNDDSGDGSTYMRVTDGSASALFQQLRLGAGEGLGGLVAQTARPYATRDYPNDERFDHTGPIDRAVNDEGLIAILGVPLSLGERVIGVLFASERRPRSFSPDEVALLSSFADHAAIAIDNARLIEESTAALAELEEANKTIKAHHESLARAQEAHDRLTELVLGGADVPEIAAAVASVLGGGIVVCDADGAELGRSGGRRPPVRALSRAIAASRAAGKAIAEGDMWVCAVMAGPQLLGSITLTGRPELSDADRRLFERAGVVTALLLLLRRSAAEAEDRVRGELVADLLTAPERDPATLLDRGRRLGVDLTAPHAVLTLHAEGISRARLASVAARRAALAGVFAEQVVMLVATDRPGELARRTASELTASLGRPVTVGAAGPAAGPTELARAHAESVRCVRALLALGRHGHGAAPEDLGFVGLVLSDRTDVATFVRSTLGPVLDYDSARGTELLRTLRAYFAAGGNLTRAKDSLHVHVNTVAQRLERIGSLLGADWQQPDRALELQLALRLHTLAGGDRSVLGGMAGE
- a CDS encoding FadR/GntR family transcriptional regulator is translated as MPLSSPRRAGLVDQVIEQLRDAVRRGEWALGERIPTEPELAATLGVGRNTVREAVRALAHNGLLEVRQGDGTYVRATSEVSGALRRLCGSRLREALQVRRALEVEAARLAATERTDDDLAALARLLDERDRVWANGDEDAFARVDTEFHVAMVEAAHNNALLELYRGMAELVTSCVATTVRLEEKTPEPADHRNIVTAIAERDPERAARHAREFLDGLLTRHPAED
- a CDS encoding CynX/NimT family MFS transporter is translated as MSIDREVSVQDTTSSEGPEPGADSVDRTSLALGGGLLAVAVVLAALNLRPAITSVGSVLDEMRDGLGASNTWAGALTTLPGLCFALAGLAAPRLARRIGLRAAVATALLALGIGTVLRVLAGPFVVLGGTLVACTGIALANVLIPVVVKASFAARVGLVTGVYTAAMQLGGALGSSVTPPMEGAFGGWRAALGSWAVLAVGALIVWLIATTNASGLRSRGATEESEGGRRSLLRVPLAWVVTAFFGCQSCLAYIVMGWLPQVLMDAGVSRGTAGLLLGLVSLLGLSVSLTIPAVAARSGSQSGWIVSLSLLGGAGVLGLLFAPSASPVLWSVLIGFGMSVFSLALTTIALRARNSADTAALSGMSQGFGYLLAAAGPFLFGLLHDLTGGWTVPFVFLFVVVVFQVVFGYLAGRPRYV
- a CDS encoding mycothione reductase; amino-acid sequence: MPHYDLVIVGTGSGNSILDARFADRKVAIVEKGVFGGTCLNVGCIPTKMFVHPADLASSPAPAGRLGVDLELRNVRWREIRDRIFGRIDAIAEGGRRYRIEHEDNANVTVYEGEARFTGYKKLTVRLADGEETLTADQFVLAAGGRATVPEIPGLADVDYHTSDTVMRIDELPRRVVILGSGFVSAEFAHVFASFGVDVTVVARSGALLRREDEDISRRFTELASRRFDVRLNRRAVKARRTPEGVALDLEGPGGAETVEGDLLLVATGRRPNSDLLDVAATGISTLPSGHVVVDEYQRTEVDGIYALGDLSSPYELKHVANHEARVVQHNLLHPDDPVASDHRFVPHAVFTSPQIASVGLTERDAAARGLRYVTATQEYAGIAYGWAMEDETGFAKLLADPSTGQLLGAHIIGAQAPTLIQPLIQAMSFGLDAASMARGQYWIHPAMPELVENALLALPLDD